The genomic stretch GGGAGGAGTGGCGCCGGCGGGAAGCAGGCGAAGAACGGTCTGAGAACAGGCAGTGGCCTGAGCTACTGCCGTGGAAATGTTCACACTCGGATGGAAAAACAGTTTGATTACGGATTTTCCGTTGATCGACTGCGATTCGATGTGTTCGATATCGTTAACGAGCGTGGAGAGCAAGCGTTCGGACGGAAGAGTGATCCGGTTGTCGAGTTCCTGCGGCGTAAAACCCTGATAATCCCAGACGACACTGATGACCGGGATGGCGATATTGGGAAAAACGTCTTTCGGCGTCCGGCTGATCGAGAGCGGGCCAAGAATAAGAATCAGCAGAGCCATGACAACGAACGTATAAGGCCGCTGCAGGGCGATCCGAACAATCCACATCTTTCACTCCCGAGGTCTTCTCAGCCGGATAGCATACTTGAGAGCGACGGCAAAGGTCTACGTGATCGAGAAATGTTCTCCGGGGAGAGCGGCCGAACAGAAGGAGCATCTGGCCACGCGCTCTTTGTGGCGACAGTATTTCAGACGTATCGCGAAATCAATTCGATGCAGGATTTTACGGGCAGATTCAGATTCGCGCGAGGGCACCAAATCCCGCCGACGGCGGGTGATCGTTGTCACTTTGAACCGTATTGGAAATCACTGTCTGCTTCCCCCGGCGGGCCTCAGAATGGCGCAGAAGTATGGGGGGCCGCAAATGGGAGAGAGCCACAAAGGCGCGGGGGGCGGAAAGTCCGGGCCCAGCCTGCGGGCTACACCAAGCGATGACCGCATAAAGCGGCCGCTTCGGTATGACCATTGCGGAACCTGCGGTACTTCTCTCCGGGCCGGCGGCGATGCGCCAAGCCTGCCTGAAGCGCCGTGCAGTTCGACGCCCCGGCCCTCGACAGCCGGGACCACTTCCCGCACACGCGCCGGCTCGGAGCATGAACTTTTGGAAGGCACACAAAGCAACTTTATATCCGTAACGAAATTGCTAGAGAAAGGAGAGCTGCTGTGACGAATCTGGTAGTCCGGGATAATTTTTTCCAGGATCTTTTCGACTTCCGCCGCGATTTTGATCAGATCTTCAACCGCATCCTGCTCGGAAAGCCAATGCTTTCGGAGCAATTTGTTCCCAATAAGGAATTCGACTTTCTGCCAGCGGTGGAGTCGTATGTCGATAAGGACGGCAAGAAATTCATCTGCCGCGTGTCCCTGCCCGGCATCGAGCCGAAAGATGTCGAAATTCAAGCCAAGGAAAACCTGCTGACGATCAAGGGCGAGAGAAAGATCACTCGCGCGGCCAAAGAAGTTGATCTGATGGACGAAGAGATTATGTACGGCGCATTCGAGCGTACGTTCACTCTTCCCGAAGGTGTCCTCACTGACAAACTCACTGCCGAATATCAGAATGGCATGCTGGAAATCACGGCGCCCGTCGCCGTCGCGGCTCTGCCGCGAAAGGTGGAAATCAAAGTGGTCCCGATTTCCAAGCAGATGGCCGCCTGAAATTCGGAAAGTGAATCATGGCCCGGGGTCTGTGGTGCCCCGGGCCATTTCTTCTGTAATCGTGCGTACTGAACGAAGACAGGTCTGAAGATTATTTTTCCACGGGCAAATCTTTGCGGTCGCTCCACTCTTCCCAGGAACCGTCGTAGAGGCGTGCCTGATAGCCGAGCATTCTGGCCACAAACCAAATCAATGTGGCGCGTACGCCGAGATAGCAGTACCCGGCAATCTGATTTCCCGGCCGGACACCAGCGCCGCTGAGAATACTAGTGAGTGCAGACGCATCCTTTAGTTCCCCGTTCTCGTTGGTCAGCTCCTCAATAGGAATATTTTTGGCACCGGGGATGCGGCCGTCTTTCAAATAGGACTGCGCCAGACGCGCATCGATGAGGGACAGACCCGGCCGATGAAGGTGGGAGGAAAT from Candidatus Acidiferrales bacterium encodes the following:
- a CDS encoding Hsp20/alpha crystallin family protein, which produces MTNLVVRDNFFQDLFDFRRDFDQIFNRILLGKPMLSEQFVPNKEFDFLPAVESYVDKDGKKFICRVSLPGIEPKDVEIQAKENLLTIKGERKITRAAKEVDLMDEEIMYGAFERTFTLPEGVLTDKLTAEYQNGMLEITAPVAVAALPRKVEIKVVPISKQMAA